A single region of the Dromaius novaehollandiae isolate bDroNov1 chromosome 27, bDroNov1.hap1, whole genome shotgun sequence genome encodes:
- the KCNA2 gene encoding potassium voltage-gated channel subfamily A member 2 has product MTVATGDPADEAAALPGHPQDTYNPETDHECCERVVINISGLRFETQLKTLAQFPETLLGDPKKRMRYFDPLRNEYFFDRNRPSFDAILYYYQSGGRLRRPVNVPLDIFSEEIRFYELGEEAMEMFREDEGYIKEEERPLPENEFQRQVWLLFEYPESSGPARIIAIVSVMVILISIVSFCLETLPIFRDENEDMHGSGLSHLPYSNSSMGYQQSTSFTDPFFIVETLCIIWFSFEFLVRFFACPSKAGFFTNIMNIIDIVAIIPYFITLGTELAEKPEDGQQGQQAMSLAILRVIRLVRVFRIFKLSRHSKGLQILGQTLKASMRELGLLIFFLFIGVILFSSAVYFAEADESESQFPSIPDAFWWAVVSMTTVGYGDMVPTTIGGKIVGSLCAIAGVLTIALPVPVIVSNFNYFYHRETEGEEQAQYLQVTSCPKIPSSPDLKKSRSASTISKSDYMEIQEGVNNSNEDFREENLKTANCTLANTNYVNITKMLTDV; this is encoded by the coding sequence ATGACAGTTGCTACCGGAGATCCTGCAGATGAAGCTGCAGCTCTTCCCGGTCACCCGCAGGACACGTATAATCCCGAGACCGACCATGAATGCTGCGAGAGGGTGGTCATTAACATTTCAGGTCTGCGCTTTGAGACGCAGCTCAAGACGCTAGCCCAGTTTCCAGAGACCTTGCTAGGGGATCCTAAAAAGAGAATGAGATATTTTGACCCGCTCCGGAACGAGTATTTCTTTGACCGGAACAGACCCAGCTTCGATGCTATTTTGTACTACTACCAGTCTGGTGGGAGGCTGAGGAGGCCTGTTAACGTGCCCTTGGACATCTTCTCGGAAGAGATCCGGTTTTACGAGCTGGGGGAAGAAGCGATGGAGATGTTCCGGGAGGATGAAGGCTACATCAAAGAAGAGGAAAGACCGTTGCCTGAGAACGAGTTTCAGAGACAAGTGTGGTTGCTCTTCGAGTATCCCGAAAGCTCAGGCCCTGCCAGGATTATAGCTATTGTCTCCGTCATGGTGATTTTAATCTCCATCGTGAGCTTCTGCCTGGAAACATTGCCCATTTTTCGGGATGAGAACGAAGACATGCACGGCAGCGGGCTGAGCCATCTGCCCTACTCCAACAGCAGCATGGGGTACCAGCAGTCCACCTCTTTCACAGACCCCTTCTTCATCGTGGAGACACTTTGCATCATTTGGTTCTCCTTTGAGTTCTTGGTGAGGTTTTTCGCCTGCCCCAGCAAGGCTGGGTTTTTTACCAACATCATGAACATTATCGACATTGTAGCCATCATCCCCTACTTCATCACCTTAGGGACAGAGCTGGCTGAGAAGCCGGAGGATGGTCAGCAAGGCCAGCAAGCCATGTCCCTGGCCATCCTCCGAGTCATCCGCCTGGTCAGGGTCTTCAGGATCTTCAAGCTCTCGCGGCACTCCAAGGGGCTGCAGATCCTGGGGCAGACCCTCAAGGCCAGCATGCGGGAGCTGGGCCTCttgatatttttcctcttcatcgGCGTCATCCTCTTCTCCAGCGCCGTCTACTTCGCAGAGGCAGACGAGAGCGAGTCCCAGTTCCCCAGCATCCCCGACGCCTTCTGGTGGGCCGTGGTTTCCATGACGACCGTTGGCTATGGAGACATGGTCCCCACGACCATCGGTGGGAAAATAGTGGGATCCTTGTGTGCCATCGCTGGCGTGTTAACGATTGCCTTACCAGTGCCCGTCATAGTGTCCAACTTCAATTACTTCTACCACCGGGAGacggagggagaggagcaggctCAATATTTGCAAGTAACCAGCTGCCCAAAGATCCCTTCTTCCCCTGAcctaaagaaaagcagaagtgccTCTACCATTAGTAAGTCGGATTACATGGAGATTCAGGAAGGTGTAAACAATAGCAATGAGGATTTTAGGGAGGAGAACCTGAAGACAGCCAACTGCACCCTAGCTAACACAAACTATGTTAATATCACCAAAATGCTAACCGATGTCTAG